The following proteins are co-located in the Solanum pennellii chromosome 1, SPENNV200 genome:
- the LOC107024304 gene encoding uncharacterized protein LOC107024304 encodes MSNLSKLEFVALDISGKNYLSWVLDAEIHLAAKGLDATITQGNEASSQDKGRYDHLKATVLPRARYEWMHLRFQDFKTVIEYNSVVFKITSQLKLCGETIKDEDMLEKTLTTFHASNVILQQQYREKGFQKYFELISCLLVAEQHNALLMKNHEARPTGAAPLLEANVGGARDQSEVKRDDHRGYNNARGRDKDKRRCTNRRGGGHNKRENNMSSQNNPSKSSIKIPLKRMEIKLVLPLPNARAESHMTLKHDDKPGTSQKYDKDVEANLALKDDVFDGLGDITHMEVDDFFGDRN; translated from the exons atgtCGAATTTATCCAAACTTGAGTTTGTGGCATTAGATATTTCTGGAAAGAATTATCTTTCATGGGTACTCGATGCTGAGATTCACTTGGCTGCTAAAGGTCTTGATGCCACTATTACTCAGGGAAATGAAGCATCGAGTCAAGATAAG GGGAGATATGACCACCTAAAGGCAACAGTGTTGCCAAGAGCTCGTTATGAGTGGATGCATTTACGGTTTCAAGATTTTAAGACCGTAATTGAATACAACTCTGTTGTATTCAAGATAACCTCCCAGTTGAAATTATGTGGGGAGACTATAAAAGATGAGGACATGTTGGAAAAGACACTTACTACTTTCCATGCCTCAAATGTGATATTGCAGCAGCAATATCGTGAAAAGGGTTTTCAGAAATATTTTGAACTAATCTCATGTCTTTTGGTGGCTGAGCAACATAATgctcttttaatgaaaaatcatgaagctCGTCCCACTGGAGCTGCTCCATTACTGGAGGCAAATGTGGGGGGAGCACGTGATCAATCTGAAGTAAAAAGAGATGATCATCGGGGCTATAATAATGCACGAGGACGTGACAAAGATAAGAGACGATGCACTAATCGTCGAGGTGGTGGTCATAATAAAAGGGAGAACAACATGAGTTCTCAAAATAACCCCTCAAAAA GCTCTATCAAAATTCCTTTAAAAAGAATGGAAATAAAATTGGTGCTTCCTCTTCCAAATGCTCGAGCTGAGTCACATATGACTCTTAAACATGATGATAAGCCGGGAACATCTCAGAAATATGATAAGGATGTTGAAGCAAATTTGGCTTTAAAGGATGATGTTTTTGATGGCCTTGGTGACATTACTCATATGGAAGTTGATGACTTCTTTGGAGATCGAAACTGA